A region of Pyxidicoccus parkwaysis DNA encodes the following proteins:
- a CDS encoding LysR family transcriptional regulator, which yields MDELADLTAFLTVAREGGFRSAARVAGSSASRMGDAVRRLEARLGVRLLHRTTRSVTLTDAGARLLERLTPALSEVRSALDVVNDFRDRPAGRLRLNVPIAAARLVLPRIVPPFLAKYPDICLEVIAEERLVDVVAEGYDAGIRYGERLAQDMVAIPIGPRVQRFAAAASPAYLARRGRPNHPRELLDHDCLGGRFTSGPLHAWEFECDGETLSVDPKGPLIVGLGTTTDLAVDAAVAGTGIIYDFEDWLRPFIDRGELEPVLESWWPSFPGPFLYYPGRHHLPTPLRAFIDFVRTMQP from the coding sequence ATGGATGAGCTCGCTGATCTCACGGCATTCTTGACGGTCGCTCGCGAGGGCGGATTCCGCAGCGCTGCTCGCGTGGCGGGCAGCAGCGCTTCGCGCATGGGTGACGCTGTCCGTCGGCTGGAAGCCCGGCTCGGCGTTCGGTTGCTCCATCGAACCACGCGCAGTGTGACGCTGACGGACGCAGGGGCTCGGCTGCTCGAGCGGCTCACGCCTGCGCTCAGCGAGGTGCGCTCGGCGCTGGACGTGGTCAACGACTTTCGCGACCGACCCGCGGGACGCCTGCGGCTCAACGTACCCATCGCGGCAGCGCGGCTCGTGCTGCCGCGCATCGTGCCGCCGTTCCTCGCGAAGTACCCCGACATCTGTCTGGAGGTGATTGCCGAGGAGCGCCTCGTCGACGTGGTGGCCGAGGGCTATGACGCTGGCATCCGCTACGGAGAGCGGCTCGCGCAGGACATGGTGGCGATTCCAATCGGTCCTCGCGTCCAGCGATTCGCGGCGGCCGCCTCGCCCGCGTACCTCGCCCGTCGTGGACGTCCCAATCATCCGCGCGAGCTGCTGGACCATGATTGCCTGGGAGGGCGGTTTACGAGTGGCCCGCTGCATGCGTGGGAGTTCGAATGCGACGGAGAGACGCTCAGCGTCGATCCGAAGGGCCCGCTGATTGTCGGCCTTGGCACGACCACCGACCTCGCAGTGGATGCAGCCGTGGCTGGCACCGGAATCATCTACGACTTCGAGGATTGGCTTCGTCCCTTCATCGACCGGGGCGAGCTCGAACCCGTGCTCGAATCATGGTGGCCGAGCTTCCCTGGGCCGTTTCTCTACTACCCCGGCCGTCACCACCTCCCGACGCCACTGCGTGCGTTCATCGACTTCGTCAGAACGATGCAGCCCTGA
- a CDS encoding aldo/keto reductase family oxidoreductase, translating to MPHSHIPGSYRIGTHTVRRVGYGAMQLTGPGVFGPPRDRKAAIAVLQEAIAQGVDHLDTSDIYGPHVTNQLIREALHPYRDGLLIATKVGAVRGPNGSWEPAFSTADLERAVHDNLRNLGLEVLDVVNFRAMFSAEGPAEGSIEAPLTALAELQQRGLIRHIGLSNVTPTQVAEGRKLAEIVCVQNHYNLTHRRDDALLDQLAASGTAYVPYFPLGGFTPLQSSALNDVAARLGATPMQVALAWLLHRSPNVLLIPGTSSITHLKENLASAALTLSAEDMDILNRLGTSPLSE from the coding sequence GTGCCCCACAGCCACATCCCAGGAAGCTATCGCATCGGCACGCACACCGTTCGCCGCGTGGGTTACGGCGCAATGCAGCTCACCGGCCCCGGCGTCTTCGGTCCGCCCAGGGACCGCAAGGCGGCCATCGCTGTGCTGCAAGAGGCCATCGCCCAGGGCGTCGACCATCTCGACACCAGTGACATCTACGGTCCCCATGTGACGAACCAGCTCATCCGTGAGGCGCTGCACCCGTATCGCGACGGTCTGCTCATCGCCACGAAGGTCGGCGCGGTGCGCGGTCCCAACGGTTCGTGGGAGCCTGCATTCTCCACCGCTGACCTCGAGCGCGCGGTCCACGACAACCTGCGCAACCTCGGGCTCGAGGTGCTCGATGTCGTGAACTTCCGTGCGATGTTCAGTGCCGAGGGCCCGGCTGAAGGCTCAATCGAAGCGCCGCTCACCGCGCTCGCGGAGCTTCAGCAGCGCGGCCTCATCCGCCACATCGGCTTGAGCAACGTCACGCCGACGCAGGTCGCCGAGGGTCGCAAGCTCGCCGAGATTGTCTGCGTGCAGAACCACTACAACCTGACGCACCGACGTGACGACGCCCTGCTCGACCAGCTCGCCGCCAGCGGTACGGCCTACGTGCCGTACTTCCCGCTCGGCGGGTTCACGCCGCTGCAGTCGAGCGCGCTGAACGACGTGGCCGCGCGGCTGGGCGCGACACCGATGCAGGTTGCGCTGGCCTGGCTCCTGCACCGGTCCCCCAACGTGCTCCTCATCCCGGGCACGTCGTCAATCACTCACCTCAAGGAGAACCTCGCAAGTGCCGCGCTCACCCTGAGCGCAGAGGACATGGACATCTTGAACCGTCTTGGTACGTCGCCGCTATCGGAATGA
- a CDS encoding SDR family oxidoreductase: MKTVLITGCSSGYGLETARHFHAQGWNVVATMRTPREDVLPRSDRLRLVSLDVTKPESIAAALEASGPIDVLVNNAGLGLMGAFEATPMTTVREVFETNVFGVMAMTQAVLPRLRARKSGVIVNVTSSATLAPMPLVAVYTASKVAIEGFTESLAFELESFNLQVKLVEPGYCPDTRFTSNGSSRMEGLFPEPYAPFAQRIFASLGQPATVTRPSDVAEAVWQAANDTSGTLRFPAGPDAVALARSA, encoded by the coding sequence ATGAAGACGGTGCTCATCACGGGGTGCTCCTCTGGCTACGGGCTCGAGACCGCACGCCACTTTCATGCCCAGGGCTGGAACGTGGTCGCAACCATGCGAACGCCGCGTGAGGATGTCCTGCCGCGTTCGGACCGGCTGCGCCTGGTGTCGCTGGACGTGACGAAGCCCGAGAGCATCGCCGCCGCGCTGGAGGCGAGCGGGCCCATCGATGTGCTCGTCAACAACGCGGGCCTCGGGCTCATGGGGGCCTTCGAGGCCACGCCGATGACCACGGTGCGAGAGGTGTTCGAGACCAACGTCTTCGGTGTGATGGCGATGACGCAGGCGGTGCTGCCACGGCTTCGTGCGCGCAAGTCGGGAGTGATTGTGAACGTGACCTCCAGCGCGACGCTGGCCCCGATGCCACTGGTGGCCGTGTACACCGCGAGCAAGGTCGCCATTGAAGGGTTCACCGAGTCGCTCGCGTTCGAGCTCGAGTCCTTCAACCTGCAGGTGAAGCTCGTCGAGCCGGGCTATTGCCCGGATACCCGCTTCACGAGCAACGGCAGCTCCCGAATGGAAGGGCTGTTCCCCGAACCGTATGCGCCCTTCGCGCAGCGCATCTTCGCCTCGCTCGGACAGCCAGCCACGGTGACGCGCCCGTCCGACGTGGCTGAAGCAGTCTGGCAGGCCGCGAACGACACGTCAGGGACGCTCCGCTTCCCCGCGGGACCTGACGCGGTGGCGCTGGCCCGGTCGGCGTAG
- a CDS encoding AraC family transcriptional regulator, which produces MTDPLSEIIALLQPRAVFSKGISGAGSWGVRYSDFGQPSFCAVLEGRCRLAVDGQPPLTLEAGDFVLLPATPGFTISGFEPVTPERVDPKVAPAPKGEVRHGRRGGRPDVRLLGGYFVFDSPDADLMVSLLPAQVHVRGVERLSTLVRLVGDETSEQRSGRDLVLTRLVELLLIEALRSTSGDETPPGLLRGLADARLAPAIRQMHRHITRPWTVAQLAKSAALSRSAFFQRFTRTVGLPPMEYLLDWRMAVARGLLRSQELSITEVAERVGYSSASTFTMAFSRRVGQPPGRFARASWNGPPRR; this is translated from the coding sequence ATGACGGACCCTCTCTCGGAAATCATCGCCCTGCTTCAGCCACGAGCCGTCTTCTCGAAAGGCATCAGCGGAGCGGGCTCCTGGGGTGTGCGTTACTCGGACTTCGGCCAGCCGAGCTTCTGTGCCGTGCTCGAAGGACGCTGCCGTCTGGCCGTCGACGGTCAGCCGCCCCTCACGCTCGAGGCGGGCGATTTCGTCCTTCTGCCGGCAACGCCGGGCTTCACCATCTCGGGCTTCGAGCCGGTGACGCCGGAGCGCGTCGACCCCAAGGTGGCCCCCGCCCCCAAAGGCGAAGTGCGCCACGGCAGGCGTGGCGGCCGCCCGGATGTACGCCTGCTCGGCGGCTACTTCGTCTTCGACTCGCCTGACGCGGACCTGATGGTGTCGTTGCTCCCAGCCCAGGTACACGTCCGCGGAGTGGAGCGGCTCTCCACGCTGGTACGTCTCGTCGGCGACGAAACGAGCGAACAGCGCTCGGGCCGCGACCTCGTGCTGACGCGTCTTGTGGAGCTGCTGCTCATCGAGGCGCTGCGGTCGACGTCGGGCGACGAAACGCCGCCGGGGCTTCTGCGAGGACTCGCGGATGCGCGGCTCGCACCCGCGATACGGCAGATGCACCGCCACATCACGCGTCCATGGACCGTGGCGCAGCTCGCGAAGAGCGCGGCGCTCTCACGCTCTGCGTTCTTCCAGCGCTTCACGCGCACCGTGGGCCTGCCGCCGATGGAGTACCTGCTGGACTGGCGGATGGCCGTCGCAAGGGGACTGCTTCGCAGCCAGGAGCTCTCCATCACCGAAGTGGCCGAGCGCGTTGGCTACAGCTCGGCAAGCACCTTCACCATGGCGTTCAGCAGGCGCGTGGGCCAGCCACCCGGGCGCTTTGCGCGTGCGAGCTGGAACGGTCCTCCTCGCCGCTGA
- a CDS encoding FAD-dependent oxidoreductase, whose protein sequence is MTPIAIIGAGLGGLTLARVLHVHGIAATVYEADASAEARTQGGMLDIHDYNGQLALKAAGLFDEFRRIIHEGGEASRVVDPRGTVLLDEPDDGSGRRPEVHRGELRRILLDSLPDGTVHWGRKLTAIRPLGDGQHALTFADGSTVTTRLVVGADGAWSRVRPLLSDAKPEYVGTSFVETYLLDVDARHPASAKAVGGGALYALAPGKAIVAHREPHGVLHTYVALTRPQEWIAGIDFADPEAAKARVVAEFDGWAPELTALITDGETAPVLRKIHALPPGHRWEHVPGVTLLGDAAHLNPPDGEGANLAMYDGAELGKAIAAHRGDLEAALAEYEEAMFVRNVNASAEAARIHALCFADDNAPQGLIDLFTGGSAPTASAPLRQSTSP, encoded by the coding sequence ATGACTCCCATTGCCATCATTGGCGCCGGCCTCGGCGGGCTGACGCTCGCTCGCGTGCTGCACGTCCACGGCATTGCCGCCACCGTCTACGAGGCCGATGCGTCCGCGGAGGCGCGCACGCAGGGCGGCATGCTCGACATCCATGACTACAACGGGCAGCTCGCGCTGAAGGCGGCCGGACTGTTCGACGAATTCCGCCGCATCATCCATGAAGGCGGCGAGGCCTCGCGGGTGGTCGACCCGCGCGGCACCGTCCTGCTGGACGAGCCCGACGACGGCAGCGGCCGTCGCCCCGAGGTGCATCGCGGCGAATTGCGGCGCATCCTGCTCGACTCGCTGCCCGACGGCACCGTCCACTGGGGACGCAAGCTCACCGCCATCCGCCCGCTCGGTGATGGCCAGCACGCGCTGACGTTCGCGGACGGGTCGACGGTGACGACGCGCCTCGTGGTCGGTGCGGACGGCGCCTGGTCGAGAGTCCGTCCACTGCTGTCCGACGCGAAGCCCGAGTACGTCGGCACATCATTCGTCGAGACCTACCTGCTCGACGTCGACGCGCGCCACCCGGCCAGCGCGAAGGCCGTCGGAGGCGGGGCCCTCTACGCCCTCGCGCCCGGCAAGGCGATTGTCGCCCACCGCGAGCCCCACGGCGTCCTGCACACCTACGTCGCGCTCACCCGGCCGCAGGAGTGGATTGCGGGCATCGACTTCGCCGACCCGGAGGCGGCGAAGGCTCGAGTCGTGGCGGAGTTCGACGGCTGGGCACCAGAGCTCACCGCGCTGATTACCGATGGTGAGACAGCCCCCGTCCTCCGAAAGATTCATGCGCTCCCGCCCGGACATCGATGGGAGCACGTGCCCGGTGTGACGCTTCTCGGCGACGCCGCGCATCTGAATCCGCCCGACGGAGAGGGAGCCAACCTCGCGATGTACGACGGCGCGGAGCTCGGCAAGGCCATCGCCGCGCACCGAGGCGACCTCGAAGCCGCGCTCGCCGAGTACGAGGAGGCCATGTTCGTCCGGAACGTGAACGCCTCCGCTGAGGCCGCGAGGATTCACGCACTCTGCTTCGCCGATGACAACGCGCCGCAAGGGTTGATCGACCTGTTTACCGGTGGCTCCGCACCGACGGCATCCGCACCGTTGCGGCAGAGCACGTCACCCTGA
- a CDS encoding TetR/AcrR family transcriptional regulator, which translates to MGTTKRGSERREDALSRERIVDAAIELLDDEGENGLTFRALATRLATGAGALYWHIANKSELLVAATDTVVARAMAEVPAVAKPREAIRGIAVGVFETIDAHPWVGAQLSLAPWETPMLQLLERLGRQVQAMGVPSRAWFTSASALLSYIVGGSIQNAANGRLFEPSVDRADFLDSMSARWKELDANEYPFTRKVAAQLPKHDDLAEFLAGIDLILTGIEASL; encoded by the coding sequence ATGGGAACGACAAAGCGCGGGTCGGAACGACGTGAGGATGCGCTCTCACGCGAGCGCATCGTCGACGCTGCAATCGAGTTGCTCGACGACGAGGGCGAGAACGGGTTGACCTTCCGCGCGCTGGCCACTCGGCTGGCGACTGGAGCCGGCGCGCTCTACTGGCACATCGCGAACAAGAGCGAGCTGCTCGTTGCCGCAACCGACACCGTCGTCGCCCGCGCGATGGCGGAAGTCCCCGCCGTCGCAAAGCCGCGCGAAGCAATTCGAGGGATTGCCGTCGGCGTGTTCGAGACAATCGACGCGCATCCGTGGGTGGGCGCGCAGCTCTCTCTCGCTCCGTGGGAGACCCCGATGCTTCAGCTCCTCGAGCGTCTCGGGCGCCAGGTCCAGGCGATGGGGGTTCCAAGCCGCGCCTGGTTCACGTCGGCGTCCGCGCTGCTGAGCTACATCGTCGGCGGGAGCATCCAGAATGCCGCGAACGGCCGCCTGTTCGAGCCGTCCGTGGACCGCGCTGACTTTCTCGATTCGATGTCAGCCCGGTGGAAGGAGCTCGACGCCAACGAGTATCCGTTCACGCGGAAGGTCGCGGCCCAACTGCCCAAGCACGACGACCTCGCCGAGTTCCTCGCCGGCATCGACCTCATCCTGACGGGTATCGAGGCTTCTCTCTAA
- a CDS encoding glutathione S-transferase family protein, whose amino-acid sequence MTITITAFERSPDGGKGLARDTRVRWALEEVGKPYQVRLVSFRAMKEPAHLALHPFGQIPTYEEGELALFETGAIVFHIAERHGGLLPDNANARARAITWMFAALNSVEPPILELVNAKILERDKPWYAERLPLVEDRVRARLGPLSVRLGEADWLDGAFSAGDLMMVSVLLRLRASGILDEYPNLAAYVARGEARPAYKRAFDAQLAVNTAKPSAG is encoded by the coding sequence ATGACCATCACCATCACCGCCTTTGAACGCTCACCCGACGGCGGCAAGGGACTGGCGCGTGATACTCGCGTTCGCTGGGCGCTCGAGGAAGTGGGCAAGCCCTACCAGGTTCGCCTGGTTTCGTTTCGCGCGATGAAGGAGCCCGCGCATCTGGCGCTTCATCCTTTCGGTCAGATTCCGACCTATGAGGAAGGCGAGCTCGCGCTGTTCGAGACAGGGGCGATTGTGTTTCACATCGCCGAGCGACATGGGGGCTTGCTGCCGGACAATGCCAATGCCCGGGCGCGCGCAATCACCTGGATGTTTGCCGCGCTCAACTCGGTAGAGCCGCCGATTCTCGAGCTCGTCAACGCCAAGATCCTGGAGCGCGACAAGCCCTGGTATGCGGAGCGCCTGCCGCTGGTCGAGGACCGCGTTCGCGCTCGGCTCGGCCCGCTTTCCGTTCGCCTGGGCGAGGCCGACTGGCTCGATGGTGCGTTCAGCGCTGGCGACTTGATGATGGTGTCGGTGCTGCTCAGGTTGAGAGCATCGGGCATTCTGGACGAATACCCGAACCTGGCCGCTTATGTCGCCCGCGGCGAAGCGCGGCCCGCCTACAAGCGAGCCTTCGACGCTCAATTGGCGGTCAACACCGCCAAGCCATCGGCCGGGTGA
- a CDS encoding DUF4082 domain-containing protein, whose translation MIRNLIWVVVCLAAFEARAAGEALSSIQSGNWSDAGTWSAGRVPGAGDTVTISAGHTVVFQVASPTLAGVTVETGAALTFAPGVSATLQSTGSVIVRGTLSMKPSSLSVVHRIAFVNVNEAAFVGGGMEVVPTDVGLWVRDGQLDLQGTPKTAWTRLAGGVGAAATSITLEAPPVGWSAGDEISIVPTEAPSVGDMSWSGFDLGTVTNVSNATVVLNRATSRAHPMVNNQWRAEVLNLTRNVRIEGTGDGSANPSTNHRAHIWIRSDKPQTVNYVAIRYMGPRRVSDGTTESILGRYALHFHHSMEGTRGSVVRGTVVRDAGAHAFASHMSHGTWIQDSISYNTFDEAYWWDPGDESHDIVYERCVAAIVRTDPEYRGYNLTGFMVNQGLRNVIRDSVAVGVQGNVDSSGFSWPEQDGINGHGIWNFSRGNIAHNNKVDGIFAWQNDHQPHVVANYVGYHNGEAGIDHGAYSNGYHYESSTLYGNGEAALHMKAISPGVDEFGHLRLRFDNFIFDGGGQSPDLILSDDHNADGTGDSTVIRNSLFRNATNALHFRPGERGDWLDLELCTFNTTNDVTFDANVVPDNRVRKQSDTAQAFNITPAGRTSIPLFVQPYVDESNPQVSIASPTGGATVTGTVPVNVYTYDLGGMKAVELYVDNSFVASSTTAPFTLSWSSASVPNGRHDLQLIGIDAAGLTNTSARTTVFVSNSGAPPPTSGKSLWPASAQAGTYSARDTQPIEVGVKFKSDVAGAVTAIRFYRHAISSGGYTVHLWSSAGVLLGSGRGTDGPDTPGWTEIKLSAPVSIAANTVYVASYFSRTGQASNDENFFASSGVDNSPLHAPSSSAVGGNGVFSYCSTGCFPSQLDHATNYWVTPVFVQP comes from the coding sequence ATGATTCGAAACCTCATCTGGGTAGTCGTTTGTCTCGCGGCCTTCGAAGCACGTGCAGCCGGTGAAGCCCTCTCCAGCATTCAGTCCGGAAACTGGTCGGACGCAGGGACCTGGAGCGCGGGGCGCGTGCCCGGCGCGGGTGACACCGTCACGATTTCCGCCGGCCATACCGTGGTGTTTCAGGTCGCCTCGCCCACCCTCGCGGGCGTGACGGTTGAAACCGGCGCGGCATTGACCTTCGCCCCCGGCGTCTCCGCGACGCTCCAGTCGACAGGCAGCGTCATCGTCCGGGGAACCCTGTCGATGAAACCCTCTTCGCTCTCCGTCGTTCACCGCATCGCGTTCGTGAACGTGAATGAAGCCGCCTTCGTCGGCGGAGGGATGGAGGTGGTGCCCACGGACGTCGGCTTGTGGGTGAGGGACGGTCAGCTCGACCTCCAGGGCACGCCCAAGACTGCCTGGACGCGACTCGCCGGAGGGGTTGGCGCCGCGGCAACCTCCATCACCCTGGAAGCGCCGCCGGTGGGCTGGAGCGCGGGGGATGAAATCAGCATCGTCCCCACCGAAGCACCGTCGGTGGGAGACATGAGCTGGAGCGGCTTCGACCTCGGCACGGTTACCAATGTCTCGAATGCCACCGTCGTGCTGAATCGTGCGACGAGCCGCGCACATCCCATGGTGAACAACCAATGGAGGGCCGAGGTCCTCAACCTGACGCGGAACGTCCGGATTGAAGGCACCGGCGATGGGAGCGCGAACCCGAGCACGAACCATCGGGCGCACATCTGGATTCGCTCCGACAAGCCGCAGACCGTGAACTATGTCGCCATCCGATACATGGGGCCACGGCGCGTGAGCGACGGCACGACGGAGTCCATCCTCGGACGTTACGCGCTCCACTTCCATCACTCGATGGAAGGCACCCGCGGTTCCGTCGTGCGCGGGACGGTGGTCCGGGATGCCGGGGCCCATGCTTTCGCCTCGCACATGAGCCACGGCACCTGGATTCAGGACTCCATCAGCTACAACACCTTCGACGAGGCCTACTGGTGGGACCCGGGGGACGAGAGCCACGACATCGTCTACGAGCGTTGCGTGGCAGCTATCGTGCGCACCGACCCCGAATATCGCGGCTACAACCTGACGGGCTTCATGGTGAATCAGGGCCTGCGCAACGTCATCCGCGACTCCGTGGCGGTGGGCGTTCAGGGCAACGTCGACTCCTCTGGCTTCAGCTGGCCCGAGCAGGACGGAATCAACGGCCACGGAATCTGGAACTTCTCCAGAGGGAACATCGCGCACAACAACAAGGTCGATGGCATCTTCGCCTGGCAGAACGACCACCAGCCCCATGTCGTCGCCAACTACGTCGGCTACCACAATGGAGAGGCCGGTATCGACCATGGCGCCTACTCCAACGGCTATCACTATGAGAGCTCCACGCTCTACGGCAACGGCGAGGCCGCGCTGCACATGAAGGCCATTTCGCCCGGGGTGGACGAGTTCGGCCATCTGCGCCTCCGCTTCGACAACTTCATCTTCGACGGGGGCGGACAGTCACCCGACCTGATTCTCTCGGATGACCACAACGCGGACGGCACCGGCGACTCCACCGTCATCCGCAACTCGCTCTTCCGCAACGCCACGAATGCCCTGCACTTCCGCCCGGGAGAGCGGGGAGACTGGCTGGACCTCGAGCTCTGCACCTTCAACACGACGAACGACGTCACCTTCGATGCGAACGTCGTCCCTGACAATCGCGTCCGCAAGCAGAGCGACACCGCCCAGGCCTTCAACATCACCCCGGCGGGGCGGACGTCGATTCCGCTCTTCGTCCAGCCCTACGTGGACGAGTCGAATCCGCAGGTGTCGATTGCCTCGCCCACCGGCGGAGCGACGGTGACGGGCACCGTCCCGGTGAACGTGTACACCTACGACCTGGGTGGCATGAAGGCAGTCGAGCTGTACGTCGACAACAGCTTCGTCGCGAGCAGCACGACAGCCCCCTTCACGCTGTCGTGGAGCTCCGCATCCGTTCCGAACGGCCGGCATGACCTCCAGTTGATTGGCATCGATGCCGCCGGCCTCACGAACACCTCGGCGCGGACAACGGTGTTCGTGTCCAACTCCGGCGCGCCGCCACCGACTTCCGGCAAGAGCCTGTGGCCCGCGTCGGCGCAGGCGGGCACGTACAGCGCTCGCGACACGCAGCCCATCGAAGTGGGAGTGAAGTTCAAGTCCGACGTGGCGGGCGCGGTGACCGCGATTCGCTTCTATCGGCACGCCATCAGCTCGGGCGGCTACACGGTGCATCTGTGGTCTTCGGCGGGAGTGTTGCTGGGCTCCGGACGAGGCACGGATGGGCCGGACACGCCGGGCTGGACGGAAATCAAACTCTCGGCGCCGGTGTCCATCGCCGCGAACACGGTGTATGTCGCGTCGTACTTCTCGCGCACGGGGCAGGCGTCCAACGACGAGAACTTCTTCGCGAGCTCCGGCGTGGACAACAGCCCGCTGCACGCGCCGTCCAGCTCCGCGGTCGGAGGCAACGGCGTCTTCAGCTATTGCAGCACCGGCTGCTTCCCGTCGCAGCTGGACCACGCCACCAACTATTGGGTGACGCCCGTGTTCGTGCAGCCCTGA
- a CDS encoding DUF1801 domain-containing protein, translated as MKSPVPAESASELIDEKIKELGDWRGKTLAKVRKIIHAADPEVVEEVKWMGTPVWSHDGIICTGETYKSVVKLTFIKGAALADPKGLFNSSLEGNVRRAIDIHEGDKINEAALKALIRAAVVLNLENKSKPKPRRAKSKRAE; from the coding sequence ATGAAAAGCCCCGTCCCGGCGGAATCTGCGTCTGAGCTGATCGACGAGAAGATCAAGGAACTTGGAGACTGGCGCGGGAAGACGCTCGCGAAGGTCCGCAAAATCATTCACGCGGCGGACCCCGAGGTTGTCGAAGAGGTGAAGTGGATGGGGACTCCCGTCTGGTCTCACGACGGCATCATCTGCACGGGAGAGACGTACAAGAGCGTCGTCAAATTGACCTTCATCAAGGGCGCTGCGTTGGCGGACCCCAAAGGCCTCTTCAACTCCAGCCTCGAGGGGAACGTCAGGCGCGCCATCGACATCCATGAAGGCGATAAAATCAATGAAGCGGCCTTGAAGGCGCTCATCCGCGCCGCGGTGGTGCTCAATCTCGAGAACAAGAGCAAGCCGAAGCCCCGGCGAGCGAAGAGCAAGCGGGCCGAATAG